The DNA segment ctctgggggaatgattacggacttgctaatcacatactctgtacatcattccgttatgcaaagattaaatataattctttgaaaattaatttaataacgttgcatacggctagaagcaataagaacctaatgggtcacacataagacttggaacctaaaagagagatggatgttaattaattgatagaagcccaattgagcccaataaggcccatggactaagggggggtcgaaattcatgtagtgatatacatgaataattaatttgattttgtcaaacctaattggattaggattatgaattaaattaattaagggataaataagttaggagttttaattagattataatactcctattattatccaataaggttattattattatccttaatatattagatatataatgagataataattaggaattctattccgaattgaattcctattcagtaacctaattctatctaactagggattagatacaagagattatatatacccctcccctagtgattttcgaaatctccAAGAGAGCAAGCCCtagagattttcgaaatccacatagtgcaagagagagaaaatttcgacacccctagttcgaagacgagattttctacggcttccttccgatcaattgatttcatctatttcttttatccttgatgttgtgttgattagttagaggcaatctactttggttgctattcaacggttgattctaaattaatcttcccgtgttttatttcgtgtttgggaattcggagaagagttgtgggcacttcattaacaacggtagattgattatcaaaaggtaattcttcttatccctctttatatgaaataacgattaacggatcctatggttaaatggaaataggttaaaaaatttatatttccgctgctataccttagcctaatttccaacagtttCAAAAAACTTGTAAAGTTTGCCAGCTCCATCCATTTATTAAGTTCTGCTGACAATTGTCTATAGTCTTCAATATCGTAGCCCTCACTCTTGTGGAACTCACAGTACATACTATTGTGACGTCTCCTAGAGAATTCTAACTTCAGGGGATACTGAATGTGTTGTCTATTTCTCTCCACCCAGTAAAGAATTTCTTTTTTATGAGAATTTAAAGGAGCGAAGCTTCGGTGTGTGTGCTCTCGTGACCTTCAGAACTCTTTGCCCTTGTTGTTTCTAGATTCCCTTGGGTTGTTGACTAGTCCTAGCTTGTCCTTAAGTAAAGGATTTAGGCGATGTCCGTCTCATTTGATGAAATCTGTAGCTCGCGGCAATAAATTAGGGAATGTTTTTTGCCTCCTAGGAGTGAGCTCTTTGGATAAATCTTTGCTTCGGCAATTGGAAGTCATTGCTTCAACTGCTCCATCTACATACAAATGCTTAAAATTTGAATGGTTGTTCTTTGAAATCTCTCCACCCGCTCCTTAAGAGATTCACTAggtttctgcaccaaataattcaAATCTTGCATAGTTCTACTTTCGAGAATGGATGTGATGGTATGTTCTTCAGATTCATTCGCCACTTGGTTGAATTTTCGGATGGGTGGTAGAAAAGAGTCTGCACATAAGCGCATAAGTTGTTGTAGTTGTTTCCAAAGccctatgattttttttaacataaacAGTAGGATTTGTCATAtcattataatattttaataaggGATATTTAAATCCTTGAGGCATCAGCTTTTCCATGATTTTTGTACACAAAAGAGTATCAACATTGGTAATCTTCGGTATTCATGAATCTGTTCCAACATCAACCATTGTATGTCGAAGCTCCTTTTGCATGAGGTTGTATACATCATCCTTAAGAGAAGTTGATTCATCCGTTTTGAGTTTTGCATCAGATATAGAGTTCCACCGATCCGTGGATCTTGGTAGCGAAGTAGAGATTTGGTAGAATCATAACGAAGACCTATATGTCTCTTTGGAAATCAGGAATTCTCAAGATGATGAGGCTGTTTTGGAGGTGTCTATGAGTAATGACGTCTTCAGCATACATGAGGTCCTCTTTTAGATCGCCCTCTGCCAATACCGTGTTGAGATTCTTCTAACCCATTTCTTTTTCGAGGGCAAGTACAGACGATGTGATGTTTGGTAGAACAGGTGATGGAATCATGTTTGTTTACCTCATTTTCCTTCTTAAGCTCCGCTCGCACCATCTCCATCTGTATGGCTTGTTGAGCTCGAAGAATAGTCATGGATTTTGGGATAGAGCCTATGTTGTATATAAGCTTCTTCATAATTTCATTTGTGAATTGACGTTGCTCATGACCAAACCGTTAAAGAAGAGTCAGAGTATGGCGTCCCTACTTTAATTCTTAAGTCACTAAAGATATTGAGATTTAGTATAATGACTAGAAAACATAGTGATGAAGAAGTTGTTGTGTACCTTATATCTTTGAGATGGCTATTTATAGCGATAATAGAAGAGTATCCTATATATGGGTAGGTTTCTACATGACAATGCTTCATTGGCCCCCGTATTCATACGCTTTTTCACTTGTTTCCTCATTCCGTAAGTTACAACATGTTTTGGGGAACATGGGCATATATGTTAGATCGTCCTTGTGATTAGAACACATGTTCTTCACTGTTATGCCTTTTGAGTAAGGGCTTCCTTATTGGTCCGCATGCCAGCTCGCATAGAGGTAACGAAAAGGAATCCAAAAAGGGAAACAATGATAAATGAATGGAATAACCATGAATTTCCTTGTCTGTTTGAATCGGTTCCGGAAAGAGAATGTAGTACCCCGTGATTCCCTTTTTTACTGTTTAGTTCAAATGAGAAATCAACTTGTTTTCATACTCTATCCAGTCTTCACCCCCTCCATTGCAGAAAAATCAAAGGTTAGTATCAATAATGAAGCTTAACTTAAATTTCACGTATAAAAAAATCACCAAAAGCGTGAAATTAAAAAGAGCCTTTCAACcaccataaaaaaatatatatattcgaataatttttttatagaaatggaCAGTGACAAAAATTGAGAACTCCACGTTGcaacaaaataaaatagttaCTAAATATCCACCATTTACTTTCAAGATTCGCTTAAAGTAAATTTACCATTTCCAAAAAATTAAGACATAAAACAAAGCCTACGAAATTTGTCTAACGATGAAGCACCTATAACAATTGAATTTGGTTGGACAAATTCACAAATTAAACAGAGGCAAACCACCTAAAGTAATCGAATTGATAAACCATCACCTACTGAaatggaggaggaggaggagaaggaaagaaatggaggaagagagagagaggattgaCCAGCAGCATCAGGAATGATCGCCGAAAAAGAACGAGCCAGCATGGAAGGATGGACGAAGGAGAGTATCACTGGAGATGAGATTGGGGCTGGAGAATACTGTAAACATGCAAATGGATGGAGAAGGAATACAAAACCCAAGGGAATTGAGGGTAATGAGTTTAGAAGGCTTTAGAGTTTACCCAAAACTAAAAGTGGGTAAAACATTTGATTGAATTAATTTTTCCTCTCATtgttccttcttcttctcagaTCCCGCCATTGTCGCTACCGCCACCATCACCGTCACTTTTTCAGGTCTACttatcttccttcttccttatcccatttatattttagtatttaagatttaccttttttttttgttagtttgaaatatatatactttcttgaacttctttttcTGTGAGATCTACACCTTTTAGCTATATtcctttcttttattctttttttcgGTCTCAGAAAGATCGGAAAATGTTCATTttgtccgtagatctatagatatAGGTGATTGCAAAAACAGAAAGTACTCATATCCGAATGTCCGAAAGAGCCTAAATGATGAAACATGGATTAGAAGGGTTTTTCAACAGGATTCGACTTACGAGAAGGATATGATTTCtatgtttgttttatttataccttttatgagttttaatactttttatattttttttgtattgctATTTATAGTCTATTTTCTTCCATTTGTGGATCTTCTATTGGTTATAGCCTGAggttttattcatttttattttcgtGCTATATTTATAATGTATAAGTTAATAGAATGATATATGACATTGTTATAAAAGAAATGTTTGATTGAATGGTTGAAACAAACACTGACAAAGGAATCATTTCTCGTCATTCTTTACTTTTTTTCTAAAAACCCCGACTAAACTCACTCCGTAAAATTCTCTAAAAAAACATTTATATTCGCTACCAAACTACATTGATAATTTTAATTCCCCACTATAATCTAAAAGCTAGTGAACTCCACAAGGTGATTTCTTTTGACCATCTTGATTCTTGTATTGAAATATAATTCCCATCTAAAATTATAAAGTGAAGATCCCTCTTGTCAATATTTGACATAAgcataatacatcatttgctccctcaatttgttcaaaaacttagaaagtttgattgactctctgaactttcaaagtatcccgATAGCTTCCtcaacttatataaaatgttcagttagccctttGAACTTGCGCAAactgtaatcaattgatcacttggtcccaaaaaagtaagttaaatgcggaagatgtattttacgagtcttaaaaaaagtaaaacgaccaaaatcggagtatacagttctaatattagagaggacatgttgtatagttgagcaagcaataacttcatttttaatctattttttaattatgtaataacattctaagatgcgtggaatacatcttctgcatttaacttacttttttacaaccgagtgatcaattgattatattttacgcaagttcatggagctaactgaacattttatacaagttgaggaTGTTATTGGGacactttaaaaatttagggggttaatcatgctttttgaacaagttcaggacaaatgatgtattaagccgcATTCAATAGTTGTCCAATGCAATCATATAAACATAAACTCCGGTCATCTATTCTTATTCCAAacgcctaatacatcaccagctccctgaacttgtccaaaataataGAATGGttctctgaactttgcaagtgtctcactaattccctaaacttgcttatttcatatcaacagctccctaaacttgtccataaaagtatattagctcCCTGAATTTTGCAAGTATCTCACAAACTCCTCAAACTTAGTTAttatgtaacaactaaatacaaaaccATAATATTAACTCTCgatcctcatccattcaatctctcaaacctgcaacactaagatggcgtttgataaaacttaaaattaagttctaaaaaaataagcactgaattttaagtgttgaatattataaacgctgaaaatattaaatgatataattgtttgataaatacgaaaaataaatactgaatttaaaaatattagttaataatgtttaacttaaaattttaagttaaatttttttacttacCATAATAATTGATTATGtgacttaactgaaatatttaaGTTGTGCTATCAAATAAGTTTAAAATCAATAAACAcgccttgtttgataaaacacttaattgcttaaattaaaatgttaaacacttatttaatttaagtacgTTTGATAACGattgtttctccaccacttaaattggttaattaagttaaaaatcacttattttgataagtcaaaatatttaacttaacgttttaagttaaacattatctactaatatttttataaaagttatagcattcaatattttcagcacttataatattcaacacttaaaattcagtacttatttttttagcacttaattttcagttttatcaaacagcaccttaatgtattaattttaagtgctgaaagcCGTTATCAAACAGGGcctaactcttataatatattgaaaggtaggagaagcaAAAAAATTGCCTCTCGAATAAATGaagatatatttttaaaatttaggtttaataagtttttatatttagttattacagaataagcaaatataaagagttggtgagacacttgtaaagttcagaGAACTAATCtattttatggacaagtttagagagttggtgagacacttgtaaagttgAGAGAGCCAATCCTGGTGATGTATCAGGGCTTTTCCAAAACTATAGAGAAATTGTTTCCCACTTTTGCACACGTGTGAACTCCTaccaaaataaaacatatagatatatatataaattgtataCATGTAGTTTACATATCAAATTGCTTATTCCAATTCTTCTACTTTCTCTCTCCCTCTCATACATTTATTCAACAAATAATTAAATGAGCATATACCTATACATAGACTTGATGCTGCATTTGATTTGAAGGCCTTCAACTTGAATATGTTTCACAAAGCCATCAAATAGTCACACACACTAAGGCATACCAGCTTCCaacttgaaaataaaataaaataaaaaacaaaaactagTGCATCTCTAATCGGTCCATTATTGCCACTGAAGAAGGATCACTAGCAACAACTCTGTACTCATCTTCCTCATCATTTTCtctatcatcttcttcttcttgattctgATCAGCATTTTCGCTTTCACAGTCCTCTGTTGTTACGGATTCCTGTCGCTGTCGTTCTTCTTGCCCACCCATCATATGCATTAGAAGTTCTTCAGGCTTCAACTCTTTTCCTGAATTATCAAGCTTCCTTGTCTTCTTCTCTCTATATAGAGCATCAAGCTGGTGGAAATAGGGGCATGTCTTTGCATCATCCGGCCTCCTTTTATTGTTTTCTCTAACTCTCTTGAAGTACTTGTTCATATTTTCCCACTTCTCCTTACACCTCTTTGAACTCCTATTGTAACCATGCTTCTTCATTGCTGCAGAAACCTCCTCCCACAAAGGTCCTTTAGGCCCATTGTCTTGATATTGCATATCAAGATTAGTTCTTAGCTTAATTAAAGTTTCTATCTCTTCTTTAGGCCACCTTGATGAGCTCATATTAACAAAACTCTCAAGGTTATTATTTTCCTTTTCCTGTTCCTTCACTACTTTCTCTACAGGAACTATTTGTTGCTCTGCCATTTGCGCAGGAAATACTTGATTCTCAGGCAATTGCACTGAGCTATTTTGCTCCGACAACTTCtgtaaaaaggataaaacagcTGCATCTTTCGCTGCCGCAATTGATCTTTCTTCGAGCAACAGTTCACGTTCTTTCTTAATCCTATCTAATTCTTGCATCTTCCATGCTTCCTCTCTTGCCATCCTATCTTGCTCGCACTTCTCTATCGCATCTAGAAACTTCTTCTGCAAACTCTCTTGTTTCTCAATAACTTCTTTCATCAACCTCTCaaaaaattgggttaatttccttttcttcttccttgttCCTTCTGATTCTTCGCTCGAAGAAGAGGTTGCTGAAGTAGAGGGATTATCAGTGAAATTTACACTAGGAGTATGGATAGAAGTTGGAACAGCATTTATAACAACATTAGCCGGGTTTACTGTGGCTGCAGCCATGGGAATCGAAACTTTATCCGGCGAAAAAGAAGATAACAATCCCTGGTTGCTATCTAGAGCTTCTAATTGTTCAAAAAACCTATAGGATTTTCCATTAACCTTTCCGGATCTACCTTCTTTTGTTCTTCTATGGTACTTGTAAACATTCTCAAACTTTTCTTTGCATTTCTTGGCACTTCGATTATATCCAAGTTCACTCAATTTCCTGATAGCAACAATTacaattaaaaatttgaaaaacaaaCACTATCCAATTAGTTTACTTGAATTCTTCAACCTTTCAATTAACCAATTAGCAATATCCAACATAAATTAAACAACCAAACAAGCAAATACATACAATGATTGGAAGCTAACAAAAATCACTATCAAAAGTCGATGCACATAAAGTCAGCAAACAATCTGAAAACAACACCACACAAAAAGCATAAGTTGCTCTTCGTTTacaaaaattaactattaaagGTGGGAATTGAAGGAACCAATtcaattttaaacaattttccAGGTTAGAAACGGGGGGAGAGATGTTTGCTTCTTCCTCTAGCAAATTTGATGGAGAAAACTCAgagaagaaaaatgaagaaaactAACCTGGAAACCTCTTCCCAAAGAGGAGCCTTAAGTCCGGCTTCTCTGAAAGCAGTATCCATCTCAGACCTTATCTCTAACAAAGCCAAAGTCTCTTGGCGAGGCCATCGGTTACCAATTGAAAACCGGTCACCTTCTTCAGGCTTGAATCTGTCATCTTCTCCGAGACGACTGCTGTTGGCGGTGGCGGTAGCCGGCGAAGTAGAAATTTCCATGAGCAGGAAAAGTTACCGCTAAGAAAATTTAGGGATAAGGAAGGTGAAATAATAGCTAGGGTTTGGGTTAAATTCAAGGTACTTGTTTTTCTTTCTACTAGTAGTAGGATAGTAGAAGATTTGGTaagttaaataaatataaggaggTGAATTAGGGGAGGCGTAATCAAGTGGGTGGAAAGTACAGCTGCTATTCCTGACGTGTCCAAATTCTATTGGTTGTCGACGGGTGTAGATTGGATTCTTTGCTTGTGTGGGTGAAAAATTATTGACCTTTGGGTCAAGATAAGTGGCT comes from the Euphorbia lathyris chromosome 5, ddEupLath1.1, whole genome shotgun sequence genome and includes:
- the LOC136230358 gene encoding trihelix transcription factor DF1-like, with the protein product MEISTSPATATANSSRLGEDDRFKPEEGDRFSIGNRWPRQETLALLEIRSEMDTAFREAGLKAPLWEEVSRKLSELGYNRSAKKCKEKFENVYKYHRRTKEGRSGKVNGKSYRFFEQLEALDSNQGLLSSFSPDKVSIPMAAATVNPANVVINAVPTSIHTPSVNFTDNPSTSATSSSSEESEGTRKKKRKLTQFFERLMKEVIEKQESLQKKFLDAIEKCEQDRMAREEAWKMQELDRIKKERELLLEERSIAAAKDAAVLSFLQKLSEQNSSVQLPENQVFPAQMAEQQIVPVEKVVKEQEKENNNLESFVNMSSSRWPKEEIETLIKLRTNLDMQYQDNGPKGPLWEEVSAAMKKHGYNRSSKRCKEKWENMNKYFKRVRENNKRRPDDAKTCPYFHQLDALYREKKTRKLDNSGKELKPEELLMHMMGGQEERQRQESVTTEDCESENADQNQEEEDDRENDEEDEYRVVASDPSSVAIMDRLEMH